One window from the genome of Paracoccus marcusii encodes:
- a CDS encoding VacJ family lipoprotein, whose translation MRPNSPPVMALLLTALVAAGCAQAPVQKDGITINDPFEAQNRRVHAFNKGLDARVIGPVANRLKGSGDDAPRDPDAPIGLLQMVINAGRNLSLPVKVVNGLLQGKPRDAGANLTRFAVNSTVGLGGVFDPAADSFGVTERDTDFGQTLAVWGVPEGAYLELPVLGPSTQRDAVGQVVDLLIDPLYHVFDGRDAATVFTLRVASKAGDRARFGDTVDGILQGSADSYAQTRLIWLMNRRFDLGETGDDYDPYDDADVIDPYSD comes from the coding sequence TTGCGCCCCAACAGCCCCCCCGTCATGGCCCTGCTGCTGACGGCGCTTGTCGCCGCCGGATGCGCGCAGGCGCCCGTCCAGAAGGACGGCATCACCATCAACGACCCGTTCGAGGCGCAGAACCGCCGCGTGCATGCCTTCAACAAGGGGCTGGATGCGCGGGTGATCGGCCCCGTCGCGAACCGGCTGAAGGGCAGTGGTGACGACGCGCCGCGCGACCCCGATGCGCCGATCGGGCTGTTGCAGATGGTCATCAATGCCGGGCGCAACCTGTCCTTGCCCGTCAAGGTCGTGAACGGGCTGCTGCAGGGCAAGCCCCGCGATGCGGGCGCGAACCTGACCCGGTTCGCGGTCAATTCGACGGTCGGGCTGGGCGGCGTCTTCGATCCGGCCGCCGACAGTTTCGGCGTGACGGAACGTGACACCGATTTCGGCCAGACGCTGGCAGTCTGGGGCGTCCCCGAGGGCGCCTATCTGGAACTGCCCGTGCTGGGCCCGTCCACGCAGCGCGATGCGGTGGGGCAGGTCGTCGATCTGCTGATCGATCCGCTGTACCACGTCTTCGACGGTCGGGATGCCGCCACGGTATTCACCCTGCGGGTCGCGTCAAAAGCCGGTGATCGGGCGCGCTTTGGGGATACGGTGGATGGCATTCTGCAGGGCAGTGCGGATAGCTATGCGCAGACGCGGCTGATCTGGCTGATGAACCGCCGCTTTGACCTGGGAGAGACCGGTGACGATTACGACCCCTATGACGATGCGGACGTCATCGACCCCTATTCGGACTGA